Proteins from one Chaetodon auriga isolate fChaAug3 chromosome 19, fChaAug3.hap1, whole genome shotgun sequence genomic window:
- the fcho2 gene encoding F-BAR domain only protein 2 isoform X9: MITPYFLENFWGEKNNGFDVLYHNMKHGQISSKELTDFIRERSTIEEAYARSMTKLAKSAGNFSQLGTFAPVWDVFKSSTEKLASCHMELVRKLQELIKEVHKYVEEQAKAHKKTKEEVASTLEAVQNIQTTSQALQKSKEIYNAKTVEQERLRKEGATQRDVDKAGVKAKKATETYKSYVEKYATAKSEFEQKMAETAQRFQDIEENHILHMKEIIKSYSQSVDETHVQIGEVHNEFVRNIENTSVESLIQKLAESKGTGKERPGPIEFEECNAAIATEGTKPRKRKPFGIPGRRKDKDTDSTESTEVEAANTANGAPPGYYGAIDIQNANLPQVDAEGFCIRPEVNENDAKENSFYSSSDSEDEDEPRKFHVEIKPVQPNNGTHQNRATIDELKASIGNIILSPSTSGQMRRNQSSDELAKTRVPTSYDLANNDLLSLDPFGPTAGSSFSVSSTTAETAPQRERSPPLAESQQSKDVSSFSSSTSSPWDSPEDPFQALKPVPARAQSAPITLPTEPVDPIKSPAAASPPKSVDAFASLSWSQSQWIAFSENFAPPRRQGSGSSAKELQRPQSGSGRSSRFLSDDSADAYCKAAGSREDNPCCSDVSGITDRAMAAAPSSKIFNVPVPNRPTTPLTAGALVPPPRPSSRPKLPTGKLTGINEIVRPFSPPKTSNASPPPAAPLARAESSSSLSSNASLSAGNTPTVGAEHTFAPPLSSPDPELLFLSPFFPLSQRTSRGPSPVTLASQDALPIAVAFTESVNAYFKGADPTKCIVKITGEMTLSFPMGIIKVFTTNPSPAVLTFKLKNTSRLEQILPNQQLLYSDPSQSDSNSKDFWFNMQALTSYLRKASDQNPSASYYNVDILKYQVLSDGIHSTPLNLTVYWKCTPSTSDLRIDYRYNPESMASPGPLTNVQILVPVDGGVTGMQSLPSSIWNSEQNKCLWKLSDISEKSENEGAGSLRAKFELSNGPSNPSTLAVQFMNDGSTLSGVDMELQGAGYRLSLNKKRFATGRYMADC, translated from the exons ATGATAACGCCGTACTTCCTAGAGAATTTCTGG GGTGAAAAAAATAATGGCTTTGATGTGCTCTACCACAACATGAAGCATGGCCAGATTTCCTCCAAGGAGCTGACGGACTTCATCAGAGAAAG GAGTACTATCGAGGAGGCCTATGCCAGGTCCATGACCAAACTGGCCAAGTCAGCTGGCAACTTTTCTCAGCTTGG GACTTTCGCGCCAGTGTGGGACGTGTTCAAGAGCTCCACAGAGAAGCTGGCCAGCTGTCACATGGAGCTCGTGAGGAAGCTGCAGGAGCTCATAAAGGAGGTTCACAAGTATGTGGAGGAGCAGGCCAAAGCACACAAAAAG ACAAAAGAGGAGGTGGCGTCCACCCTGGAGGCCGTGCAGAACATCCAGACCACCTCTCAGGCTCTGCAGAAGTCCAAGGAGATCTACAATGCCAAAACTGTCGAGCAGGAGCGCCTCCGCAAAGAGGGGGCCACCCAGAGAGATGTGGACAAG GCTGGAGTGAAAGCCAAAAAGGCCACAGAGACCTACAAGTCGTATGTGGAGAAATACGCCACAGCGAAGTCAGAGTTTGAACAGAAGATGGCAGAAACTGCACag AGATTCCAGGACATCGAAGAAAACCACATTCTCCACATGAAGGAGATCATTAAGTCGTACTCGCAGTCTGTCGACGAAACACACGTTCAAATAGGAGAG GTCCACAACGAGTTTGTGAGGAACATTGAAAACACCTCAGTGGAGAGTTTGATACAGAAACTGGCCGAGAGCAAAGGAACAGGCAAGGAGAGACCAG GACCTATTGAGTTTGAGGAGTGCAACGCAGCTATTGCTACTGAAG GTACCAAACCCCGAAAGAGAAAACCGTTTGGCATCCCAGGTCggaggaaagacaaagacacagactcCAC GGAGTCCACAGAAGTCGAAGCTGCT AACACTGCCAATGGTGCTCCCCCTGGATACTACGGGGCCATAGACATCCAGAACGCT AATCTTCCCCAAGTCGACGCAGAGGGCTTCTGCATCAGGCCAGAAGTCAATGAAAACG ATGCCAAAGAGAACTCCTTCTATTCGTCCAGCGACtcagaggacgaggacgagCCCAGGAAGTTCCACGTGGAAATCAAGCCCGTTCAGCCAAACAACGGCACGCATCAGAACCGAGCCACCATCGACGAGCTGAAGGCGTCCATCGGAAACATCATCCTGTCGCCCTCCACCTCG ggaCAGATGCGGAGGAACCAGTCCA GTGATGAGCTGGCGAAAACCAGGGTGCCAACATCATACGA TCTGGCCAACAACGACCTTCTTTCTCTGGACCCGTTCGGCCCGACAGCGGgttcttctttctctgtgtcatcAACAACAG CTGAGACGGCGCCACAGCGGGAGCGTTCCCCTCCGCTGGCAGAGAGCCAGCAGTCCAAAGatgtctcctctttctcttcatccacATCCTCCCCCTGGGACTCACCAGAAGACCCTTTCCAAGCACTCAAGCCCGTACCAGCGAGGGCCCAGAGCGCCCCCATCACCCTGCCGACCGAGCCGGTCGACCCCATCAAAAGCCCGGCTGCCGCCAGCCCTCCAAAGAGCGTCGACGCCTTCGCCTCCCTGTCCTGGTCCCAGAGCCAGTGGATCGCCTTCAGTGAAAATTTCGCTCCACCTCGCCGACAGGGCTCGGGGTCGTCCGCCAAGGAGCTCCAGAGGCCCCAGTCCGGCTCCGGCAGGTCAAGCCGCTTCCTCTCTGACGACTCTGCTGACGCCTACTGCAAAGCGGCGGGCAGCCGGGAGGACAACCCCTGCTGCTCTGATGTCTCTGGGATCACAGATAGGGCGATGGCAGCAGCTCCATCGAGCAAAATATTCAATG TGCCAGTACCAAACCGACCTACAACCCCACTGACAGCTGGAGCCCTGGTGCCCCCACCGCGACCGTCCTCCAGGCCCAAACTCCCCACTGGGAAACTCACAGGAATCAATGAGATT GTACGGCCGTTCAGCCCACCCAAGACATCTAACGCCagccctcctcctgctgcaccaCTCGCCCGGGCGGagagctcctcctccttgtcctcgAATGCCTCGCTCAGCGCCGGCAACACCCCCACTGTTG GAGCCGAGCACACCTTTgctccccccctctcctccccagaCCCagagctgctcttcctctctcctttctttccacTAAGCCAAA GGACGTCTCGAGGTCCCAGCCCTGTGACCCTGGcatcccaagatgctttgccCATTGCCGTGGCCTTCACAGAGTCGGTTAATGCTTACTTCAAAGGAGCTGATCCCACTAA GTGCATCGTGAAGATCACAGGAGAGATGACCTTGTCGTTCCCCATGGGCATCATCAAGGTGTTCACCACCAACCCCTCCCCGGCCGTGCTCACCTTCAAGCTGAAGAACACCAGCAGGCTGGAGCAGATCCTCCCCAACCAGCAGCTGCTGTACAG CGATCCTTCCCAAAGTGACTCTAATTCCAAGGACTTCTGGTTCAACATGCAAGCACTGACGTCCTACCTCAGAAAAGCCTCCGATCAGAATCCCTCAGCTTCCTACTATAATGTGGACATCCTAAAATACCAG GTGCTGTCTGACGGGATCCATTCCACTCCTCTCAACCTGACCGTATACTGGAAGTGTACACCGAGCACATCGGACCTGCGGATAGACTACCGATACAACCCGGAGTCCATGGCCTCCCCCGGTCCGCTCACCAACGTGCAGATCTTAGTGCCTGTTGACGGAGGAGTCACCGGCATGCAGTCTCTGCCCAGCTCCATCTG GAATTCAGAGCAGAATAAATGTCTGTGGAAGCTGAGCGACATCTcagaaaagtctgaaaatgaag GCGCCGGGTCCCTGAGGGCCAAGTTTGAGCTGTCAAACGGACCCTCGAACCCCTCGACTCTGGCGGTGCAGTTCATGAACGATGGGAGCACCCTGTCAGGGGTGGACATGGAGCTGCAGGGGGCTGGATACAGACTGTCTCTCAACAAGAAGAGGTTTGCCacag GACGTTATATGGCCGATTGCTGA
- the fcho2 gene encoding F-BAR domain only protein 2 isoform X2 has product MITPYFLENFWGEKNNGFDVLYHNMKHGQISSKELTDFIRERSTIEEAYARSMTKLAKSAGNFSQLGTFAPVWDVFKSSTEKLASCHMELVRKLQELIKEVHKYVEEQAKAHKKTKEEVASTLEAVQNIQTTSQALQKSKEIYNAKTVEQERLRKEGATQRDVDKAGVKAKKATETYKSYVEKYATAKSEFEQKMAETAQRFQDIEENHILHMKEIIKSYSQSVDETHVQIGEVHNEFVRNIENTSVESLIQKLAESKGTGKERPGPIEFEECNAAIATEGTKPRKRKPFGIPGRRKDKDTDSTESTEVEAANTANGAPPGYYGAIDIQNANLPQVDAEGFCIRPEVNENDAKENSFYSSSDSEDEDEPRKFHVEIKPVQPNNGTHQNRATIDELKASIGNIILSPSTSGQMRRNQSSDELAKTRVPTSYDLANNDLLSLDPFGPTAGSSFSVSSTTDLASIFLSIPPSPSFLTNDSGVFLPEAPAETAPQRERSPPLAESQQSKDVSSFSSSTSSPWDSPEDPFQALKPVPARAQSAPITLPTEPVDPIKSPAAASPPKSVDAFASLSWSQSQWIAFSENFAPPRRQGSGSSAKELQRPQSGSGRSSRFLSDDSADAYCKAAGSREDNPCCSDVSGITDRAMAAAPSSKIFNVPVPNRPTTPLTAGALVPPPRPSSRPKLPTGKLTGINEIVRPFSPPKTSNASPPPAAPLARAESSSSLSSNASLSAGNTPTVGAEHTFAPPLSSPDPELLFLSPFFPLSQKDDVFIAKLPTFEKRCETPAGTSRGPSPVTLASQDALPIAVAFTESVNAYFKGADPTKCIVKITGEMTLSFPMGIIKVFTTNPSPAVLTFKLKNTSRLEQILPNQQLLYSDPSQSDSNSKDFWFNMQALTSYLRKASDQNPSASYYNVDILKYQVLSDGIHSTPLNLTVYWKCTPSTSDLRIDYRYNPESMASPGPLTNVQILVPVDGGVTGMQSLPSSIWNSEQNKCLWKLSDISEKSENEGAGSLRAKFELSNGPSNPSTLAVQFMNDGSTLSGVDMELQGAGYRLSLNKKRFATGRYMADC; this is encoded by the exons ATGATAACGCCGTACTTCCTAGAGAATTTCTGG GGTGAAAAAAATAATGGCTTTGATGTGCTCTACCACAACATGAAGCATGGCCAGATTTCCTCCAAGGAGCTGACGGACTTCATCAGAGAAAG GAGTACTATCGAGGAGGCCTATGCCAGGTCCATGACCAAACTGGCCAAGTCAGCTGGCAACTTTTCTCAGCTTGG GACTTTCGCGCCAGTGTGGGACGTGTTCAAGAGCTCCACAGAGAAGCTGGCCAGCTGTCACATGGAGCTCGTGAGGAAGCTGCAGGAGCTCATAAAGGAGGTTCACAAGTATGTGGAGGAGCAGGCCAAAGCACACAAAAAG ACAAAAGAGGAGGTGGCGTCCACCCTGGAGGCCGTGCAGAACATCCAGACCACCTCTCAGGCTCTGCAGAAGTCCAAGGAGATCTACAATGCCAAAACTGTCGAGCAGGAGCGCCTCCGCAAAGAGGGGGCCACCCAGAGAGATGTGGACAAG GCTGGAGTGAAAGCCAAAAAGGCCACAGAGACCTACAAGTCGTATGTGGAGAAATACGCCACAGCGAAGTCAGAGTTTGAACAGAAGATGGCAGAAACTGCACag AGATTCCAGGACATCGAAGAAAACCACATTCTCCACATGAAGGAGATCATTAAGTCGTACTCGCAGTCTGTCGACGAAACACACGTTCAAATAGGAGAG GTCCACAACGAGTTTGTGAGGAACATTGAAAACACCTCAGTGGAGAGTTTGATACAGAAACTGGCCGAGAGCAAAGGAACAGGCAAGGAGAGACCAG GACCTATTGAGTTTGAGGAGTGCAACGCAGCTATTGCTACTGAAG GTACCAAACCCCGAAAGAGAAAACCGTTTGGCATCCCAGGTCggaggaaagacaaagacacagactcCAC GGAGTCCACAGAAGTCGAAGCTGCT AACACTGCCAATGGTGCTCCCCCTGGATACTACGGGGCCATAGACATCCAGAACGCT AATCTTCCCCAAGTCGACGCAGAGGGCTTCTGCATCAGGCCAGAAGTCAATGAAAACGAT GCCAAAGAGAACTCCTTCTATTCGTCCAGCGACtcagaggacgaggacgagCCCAGGAAGTTCCACGTGGAAATCAAGCCCGTTCAGCCAAACAACGGCACGCATCAGAACCGAGCCACCATCGACGAGCTGAAGGCGTCCATCGGAAACATCATCCTGTCGCCCTCCACCTCG ggaCAGATGCGGAGGAACCAGTCCA GTGATGAGCTGGCGAAAACCAGGGTGCCAACATCATACGA TCTGGCCAACAACGACCTTCTTTCTCTGGACCCGTTCGGCCCGACAGCGGgttcttctttctctgtgtcatcAACAACAG ACCTTGCCTCTATCTTCCTTTCAatccctccatctccatcttttCTGACGAATGACTCAGGCGTCTTTCTGCCAGAGGCACCAG CTGAGACGGCGCCACAGCGGGAGCGTTCCCCTCCGCTGGCAGAGAGCCAGCAGTCCAAAGatgtctcctctttctcttcatccacATCCTCCCCCTGGGACTCACCAGAAGACCCTTTCCAAGCACTCAAGCCCGTACCAGCGAGGGCCCAGAGCGCCCCCATCACCCTGCCGACCGAGCCGGTCGACCCCATCAAAAGCCCGGCTGCCGCCAGCCCTCCAAAGAGCGTCGACGCCTTCGCCTCCCTGTCCTGGTCCCAGAGCCAGTGGATCGCCTTCAGTGAAAATTTCGCTCCACCTCGCCGACAGGGCTCGGGGTCGTCCGCCAAGGAGCTCCAGAGGCCCCAGTCCGGCTCCGGCAGGTCAAGCCGCTTCCTCTCTGACGACTCTGCTGACGCCTACTGCAAAGCGGCGGGCAGCCGGGAGGACAACCCCTGCTGCTCTGATGTCTCTGGGATCACAGATAGGGCGATGGCAGCAGCTCCATCGAGCAAAATATTCAATG TGCCAGTACCAAACCGACCTACAACCCCACTGACAGCTGGAGCCCTGGTGCCCCCACCGCGACCGTCCTCCAGGCCCAAACTCCCCACTGGGAAACTCACAGGAATCAATGAGATT GTACGGCCGTTCAGCCCACCCAAGACATCTAACGCCagccctcctcctgctgcaccaCTCGCCCGGGCGGagagctcctcctccttgtcctcgAATGCCTCGCTCAGCGCCGGCAACACCCCCACTGTTG GAGCCGAGCACACCTTTgctccccccctctcctccccagaCCCagagctgctcttcctctctcctttctttccacTAAGCCAAA AGGATGATGTGTTCATAGCGAAGCTGCCTACCTTTGAGAAGCGCTGTGAAACTCCAGCAG GGACGTCTCGAGGTCCCAGCCCTGTGACCCTGGcatcccaagatgctttgccCATTGCCGTGGCCTTCACAGAGTCGGTTAATGCTTACTTCAAAGGAGCTGATCCCACTAA GTGCATCGTGAAGATCACAGGAGAGATGACCTTGTCGTTCCCCATGGGCATCATCAAGGTGTTCACCACCAACCCCTCCCCGGCCGTGCTCACCTTCAAGCTGAAGAACACCAGCAGGCTGGAGCAGATCCTCCCCAACCAGCAGCTGCTGTACAG CGATCCTTCCCAAAGTGACTCTAATTCCAAGGACTTCTGGTTCAACATGCAAGCACTGACGTCCTACCTCAGAAAAGCCTCCGATCAGAATCCCTCAGCTTCCTACTATAATGTGGACATCCTAAAATACCAG GTGCTGTCTGACGGGATCCATTCCACTCCTCTCAACCTGACCGTATACTGGAAGTGTACACCGAGCACATCGGACCTGCGGATAGACTACCGATACAACCCGGAGTCCATGGCCTCCCCCGGTCCGCTCACCAACGTGCAGATCTTAGTGCCTGTTGACGGAGGAGTCACCGGCATGCAGTCTCTGCCCAGCTCCATCTG GAATTCAGAGCAGAATAAATGTCTGTGGAAGCTGAGCGACATCTcagaaaagtctgaaaatgaag GCGCCGGGTCCCTGAGGGCCAAGTTTGAGCTGTCAAACGGACCCTCGAACCCCTCGACTCTGGCGGTGCAGTTCATGAACGATGGGAGCACCCTGTCAGGGGTGGACATGGAGCTGCAGGGGGCTGGATACAGACTGTCTCTCAACAAGAAGAGGTTTGCCacag GACGTTATATGGCCGATTGCTGA
- the fcho2 gene encoding F-BAR domain only protein 2 isoform X14: MITPYFLENFWGEKNNGFDVLYHNMKHGQISSKELTDFIRERSTIEEAYARSMTKLAKSAGNFSQLGTFAPVWDVFKSSTEKLASCHMELVRKLQELIKEVHKYVEEQAKAHKKTKEEVASTLEAVQNIQTTSQALQKSKEIYNAKTVEQERLRKEGATQRDVDKAGVKAKKATETYKSYVEKYATAKSEFEQKMAETAQRFQDIEENHILHMKEIIKSYSQSVDETHVQIGEVHNEFVRNIENTSVESLIQKLAESKGTGKERPGPIEFEECNAAIATEGTKPRKRKPFGIPGRRKDKDTDSTESTEVEAANTANGAPPGYYGAIDIQNANLPQVDAEGFCIRPEVNENDAKENSFYSSSDSEDEDEPRKFHVEIKPVQPNNGTHQNRATIDELKASIGNIILSPSTSGQMRRNQSRITGVSALSSKAQGPGDELAKTRVPTSYDLANNDLLSLDPFGPTAGSSFSVSSTTVPVPNRPTTPLTAGALVPPPRPSSRPKLPTGKLTGINEIVRPFSPPKTSNASPPPAAPLARAESSSSLSSNASLSAGNTPTVGTSRGPSPVTLASQDALPIAVAFTESVNAYFKGADPTKCIVKITGEMTLSFPMGIIKVFTTNPSPAVLTFKLKNTSRLEQILPNQQLLYSDPSQSDSNSKDFWFNMQALTSYLRKASDQNPSASYYNVDILKYQVLSDGIHSTPLNLTVYWKCTPSTSDLRIDYRYNPESMASPGPLTNVQILVPVDGGVTGMQSLPSSIWNSEQNKCLWKLSDISEKSENEGAGSLRAKFELSNGPSNPSTLAVQFMNDGSTLSGVDMELQGAGYRLSLNKKRFATGRYMADC; the protein is encoded by the exons ATGATAACGCCGTACTTCCTAGAGAATTTCTGG GGTGAAAAAAATAATGGCTTTGATGTGCTCTACCACAACATGAAGCATGGCCAGATTTCCTCCAAGGAGCTGACGGACTTCATCAGAGAAAG GAGTACTATCGAGGAGGCCTATGCCAGGTCCATGACCAAACTGGCCAAGTCAGCTGGCAACTTTTCTCAGCTTGG GACTTTCGCGCCAGTGTGGGACGTGTTCAAGAGCTCCACAGAGAAGCTGGCCAGCTGTCACATGGAGCTCGTGAGGAAGCTGCAGGAGCTCATAAAGGAGGTTCACAAGTATGTGGAGGAGCAGGCCAAAGCACACAAAAAG ACAAAAGAGGAGGTGGCGTCCACCCTGGAGGCCGTGCAGAACATCCAGACCACCTCTCAGGCTCTGCAGAAGTCCAAGGAGATCTACAATGCCAAAACTGTCGAGCAGGAGCGCCTCCGCAAAGAGGGGGCCACCCAGAGAGATGTGGACAAG GCTGGAGTGAAAGCCAAAAAGGCCACAGAGACCTACAAGTCGTATGTGGAGAAATACGCCACAGCGAAGTCAGAGTTTGAACAGAAGATGGCAGAAACTGCACag AGATTCCAGGACATCGAAGAAAACCACATTCTCCACATGAAGGAGATCATTAAGTCGTACTCGCAGTCTGTCGACGAAACACACGTTCAAATAGGAGAG GTCCACAACGAGTTTGTGAGGAACATTGAAAACACCTCAGTGGAGAGTTTGATACAGAAACTGGCCGAGAGCAAAGGAACAGGCAAGGAGAGACCAG GACCTATTGAGTTTGAGGAGTGCAACGCAGCTATTGCTACTGAAG GTACCAAACCCCGAAAGAGAAAACCGTTTGGCATCCCAGGTCggaggaaagacaaagacacagactcCAC GGAGTCCACAGAAGTCGAAGCTGCT AACACTGCCAATGGTGCTCCCCCTGGATACTACGGGGCCATAGACATCCAGAACGCT AATCTTCCCCAAGTCGACGCAGAGGGCTTCTGCATCAGGCCAGAAGTCAATGAAAACGAT GCCAAAGAGAACTCCTTCTATTCGTCCAGCGACtcagaggacgaggacgagCCCAGGAAGTTCCACGTGGAAATCAAGCCCGTTCAGCCAAACAACGGCACGCATCAGAACCGAGCCACCATCGACGAGCTGAAGGCGTCCATCGGAAACATCATCCTGTCGCCCTCCACCTCG ggaCAGATGCGGAGGAACCAGTCCA GGATCACAGGAGTGTCTGCATTAAGCTCTAAGGCTCAGGGTCCTG GTGATGAGCTGGCGAAAACCAGGGTGCCAACATCATACGA TCTGGCCAACAACGACCTTCTTTCTCTGGACCCGTTCGGCCCGACAGCGGgttcttctttctctgtgtcatcAACAACAG TGCCAGTACCAAACCGACCTACAACCCCACTGACAGCTGGAGCCCTGGTGCCCCCACCGCGACCGTCCTCCAGGCCCAAACTCCCCACTGGGAAACTCACAGGAATCAATGAGATT GTACGGCCGTTCAGCCCACCCAAGACATCTAACGCCagccctcctcctgctgcaccaCTCGCCCGGGCGGagagctcctcctccttgtcctcgAATGCCTCGCTCAGCGCCGGCAACACCCCCACTGTTG GGACGTCTCGAGGTCCCAGCCCTGTGACCCTGGcatcccaagatgctttgccCATTGCCGTGGCCTTCACAGAGTCGGTTAATGCTTACTTCAAAGGAGCTGATCCCACTAA GTGCATCGTGAAGATCACAGGAGAGATGACCTTGTCGTTCCCCATGGGCATCATCAAGGTGTTCACCACCAACCCCTCCCCGGCCGTGCTCACCTTCAAGCTGAAGAACACCAGCAGGCTGGAGCAGATCCTCCCCAACCAGCAGCTGCTGTACAG CGATCCTTCCCAAAGTGACTCTAATTCCAAGGACTTCTGGTTCAACATGCAAGCACTGACGTCCTACCTCAGAAAAGCCTCCGATCAGAATCCCTCAGCTTCCTACTATAATGTGGACATCCTAAAATACCAG GTGCTGTCTGACGGGATCCATTCCACTCCTCTCAACCTGACCGTATACTGGAAGTGTACACCGAGCACATCGGACCTGCGGATAGACTACCGATACAACCCGGAGTCCATGGCCTCCCCCGGTCCGCTCACCAACGTGCAGATCTTAGTGCCTGTTGACGGAGGAGTCACCGGCATGCAGTCTCTGCCCAGCTCCATCTG GAATTCAGAGCAGAATAAATGTCTGTGGAAGCTGAGCGACATCTcagaaaagtctgaaaatgaag GCGCCGGGTCCCTGAGGGCCAAGTTTGAGCTGTCAAACGGACCCTCGAACCCCTCGACTCTGGCGGTGCAGTTCATGAACGATGGGAGCACCCTGTCAGGGGTGGACATGGAGCTGCAGGGGGCTGGATACAGACTGTCTCTCAACAAGAAGAGGTTTGCCacag GACGTTATATGGCCGATTGCTGA